A window of Streptomyces broussonetiae genomic DNA:
AGCAGAGCAGAAAGGGCCCACCCCGCCCATGGCCGAGCTGGTCTACCGTCCCGTCATCGGTTTCGCCAAGACGTTGTTCAAGGTCTGGGACCTGAAGATCGACTGCCAGGGGTCGGAGAACATCCCGCGCTCGGGCGGTGCCGTGCTGGTGAGCAATCACATCAGTTATCTGGACTTCGTCTTCAACGGCCTGGCGGCGCTGCCGCAGAAGCGCCTGGTGCGCTTCATGGCGAAGGAGTCCGTCTTCCGTCACCGGATCTCCGGTCCGCTGATGCGCGGCATGAAGCACATCCCCGTGGACCGCAATCAGGGCGAGGCGGCCTATGCGCACGCACTGGACTCGCTGCGCTCCGGTGAGGTGATCGGGGTCTTCCCGGAGGCCACCATCTCGCAGTCGTTCACGCTCAAGGGCTTCAAGTCCGGTGCGGCCCGGCTCGCCCAGGACGCCGGTGTCCCGCTGGTCCCGATGGCGGTGTGGGGCACGCAGCGGCTGTGGACGAAGGGCCACCCCCGCAACTTCAAGCGCGACCACCTGCCCGTCACCATCCGGGTCGGCGAGGCGGTCGAGGCACCCCGCGACCAGTACGCGGGCGCGATCACCCGCCGACTGCGCGAAGCCGTCCAGGAACTGCTGGAGGTCGCACAGCGCGCCTACCCCGGCCGCCCCAAGGACCCGTCGGACTCCTGGTGGCTCCCCGCCCACCTGGGCGGCACGGCCCCGACGGTGGAACAACTGCGCGCCGCCGAGGCCCACTGACC
This region includes:
- a CDS encoding lysophospholipid acyltransferase family protein; this translates as MAELVYRPVIGFAKTLFKVWDLKIDCQGSENIPRSGGAVLVSNHISYLDFVFNGLAALPQKRLVRFMAKESVFRHRISGPLMRGMKHIPVDRNQGEAAYAHALDSLRSGEVIGVFPEATISQSFTLKGFKSGAARLAQDAGVPLVPMAVWGTQRLWTKGHPRNFKRDHLPVTIRVGEAVEAPRDQYAGAITRRLREAVQELLEVAQRAYPGRPKDPSDSWWLPAHLGGTAPTVEQLRAAEAH